AGGGCAGGCCCCCGGGCGTGAGGAGGGGCCACCCTTAAGAGAGACTCTGGGACTTGCAGCCTCCCAGCAACGCTCCCAGGCGCCTGGCTTCCGGGCCCAAACTCCCCTCCCTTGAACCAGGGCGTCTGCTTTCCGAAGGTCTCGTGAGGACCACCACTAAGCATCCTCCTGGGGGACCTCAGACGGTCGTGGAGACGGTGGGCGTCTCCCCAGgccccttccttcttcttctccagaTTTTCTGTTTCCTGCCTCCTGCCTGAAGTGAGGGCGTGAAATCGTCTGCCTCTCGGGGGACTGGGCCCCACGGCCTCTGCCCTGGACGCCCCGACTCCGAGGCCCAGGAGCCTTGCTCCTTCCTCCGACGCCTGAGAAGGGGCCCTCCCGCCCGGCCCCGCCCGAGCCCCAGCCCCGCACCTCACCTTCCCCTTCATGCTGAGACCCCCGGTGTCGTAGACGATGCCCTTGCCCACCCACGCGATGGTCTGGGTGGCTCCGTCTGGGGTGTGGCTGAGGACGGCTagggctggggggtggagggcagCCTTGCCCACACCGTAGATCCCTAGGGAAAGCACAGGACACGTCAGCGAGGCGCGGGCTGGACCCAGCGGAGGACTCCCGGAAGCCCCCCAGCAACACTGCTCTCCCCCCGAAGCAGCCACTGGCCTGTGGACGTTCCTCCCGGAgagctccctgccccctcccgccccctcccgccccctggCCGGTGTGGGATCGGGGAAGGCAAATGAGTTCACTGCCCTGGGACTGCAAATGAATTCTACACAAAGTATTGTGAGGCAAGAAAACCCGCTGAGAGAAAAAATATTGTATCATTTCCAGAAAGACGTGAACAGGATTGCAGAATGAAACGATTTCTGGATCATTCTTCAAGGCCGCTCCAGCCCCTGCTCGCCCTCCCTTCCCTGACCTCTCTGTGTACTCACGATGGACCTCCCTTTCCGACCTCGCTCCCACCACTGCCTCACTGTTGGTTTCTATGCCCCACCTTCTCAAGAAAACTGTGGCTTGCTGTGGGCACAACCCATGCCTCAAGGTCCCCCAGTAATCGAACTGAACAATCGTAGCAACCAGGACAACAGGCAGTAATAGCTGCCtgacaaactcctactcatcctgcaAGACCCGCTGCAAacgtcacctcctctgtgaagctttcTGACTgaactccctctccctccactaaCACGTGCCCACAGATTCCGCCCCTGGGCATTGATGATCGTGTGGATCCCCTCCCCGAAGTGGGGGCAGGACTGCATGTCTCGGTTCCTCTGGGTGTGGCAGAGATGACAAGACCACTTCCAAGATTAGGTGACAAAAGAAGACCTTGCCTCTATCTTGCTTGCTCTTTCTCGTCTCTTGCTCGGAGACCTTGCTCTGAGAGAAGTAGCTGCCACGTTGTGAGCTGCTCAAGGACAGGCCCACAAGACAAGGAACAGCCAGTGGGGCCCGGAGGCCTGCTGGCAGGGCCGTGAGTGAGCCCTGCTGGGAGCACGTGGCCAGCCCCACTGGGGCCTTCAGATGACCGCAGCCTCGAGAGACGCTGGGCcggacccagctaagccacgcCCGATTCCCCACCCACAGGACTGCAAGACAACGGGACACGTGTTGCTTTCAGCTGCTACCTTCTGGGGTAATTGGCTTTGCAGCCTCAGGTAACAACAGTGACCTTCCCAGCCAGACAGAAAGCTCCTGTCCTAGTCGTCACCCCATCTCAGTGCCTGGGAGTTGGGGGAGGACGGACCTGGCAATCAGGAAAGGCTCTCTGGGGAGGTGGCCAAGACGTGCAGGGTAAGACGGCCCTATCGTGAGACTACCTCGGGGGAAAGCATCCCAGACAGAAAGGGCCGCAAGTGCAGGCCTTGATGTGGCCGTGAACTTGTGTATTCGAGGAACAGAGAGGCCCTGCTGGGTCAGCCAGGGAGCCAGGACGGCAGCATGTGGGAGGCGGCAGAGCGAGTGGGCGGGGGAGGCCTTGGATCCTGAGGCTTCCAGgatctgaatcagaatctgaatcgctgcctcctctctcccccacaGATGGTCTGCTTCCCAGCGTCTGGCCTCGGGGCTGGACGCGGGCTGGGTTCCTTCAGGGCGAAGCTTAGGGCGAAGCTTGGGACGACACACCGTGCAGCCTGGTGCCCCCCTGCCACCCAGGTACCCCGGGCCGCTCCTGAGGCCACGATCCGCGAGGACCAGCCCCGACCCACCTCCAAACCCTCTCGTCTTCAGCTCCTCGTCCCGGATAACGGTTGGGACGATCCCCAGTTCTTTTCCAACTTTCTTAATCTCCTGGATGTGTTcatggaaaaaacaacaacacacaaACACGTGAAGACGGCTTAAATCAGGGCGAGGCCAGGGCCTGGGCCAGGGGTGAGCAGATGCCTTacggtgggagagggatgggccCGGATGCCGTGGCTTTGACTCTTGGCTCTGAGCACGATTGAGCCCAGGAGAGGCGGCTCACCCTCCAAACTCTGCGATTTCCTGCAGCTCATGGCTGGAGTCCTGCTGAGGGGCCTTGGGGAGGAAGCTctgtcctccctccaccctcagctGAGGCCTGGGGGCCCCTCGGCTCTGGATGGACGGCAGGACTCTGTCCGCAGCAGCCCACGGCTTCCCCAGACGAGATGCAGAGACTGTGGAccatccccctgcagccctgggtTTCCTGACTCTCCCTGAGGTCTACCGACACCGTCCCAGTCCCGGCAGGACCCCAGGGCTACGAACCTCGAGGAAGGTGTCTGTGTCCATCTCGTTGCAGGGCGTGTCCACGATGCGGGCTGCCAGCCGCACGCCTTCTGTGGCGCTTGTTAAACACTAGGAGAAACAAAAGGCCGTCACTGGGGCCCTGGGACCAGGTGGAAGGCATCCCTCCTCATCCAATGGCCAGGGGCCCAGAGGTGTCAGAGGCACACGTCACCCGGGGGAGGTTGCAGGGCTGCTGCCAGGGGAGCGAGGGCAGGTGGAAGGGAAGCAGAAGTTTGCCCGTGACCCCCCAGCCGTCTACAGAAAGTCCAACGCAGCTCCAGAATCACAGAGGAACCCTTCAAGTCTGGCAGCCTGCGTGGCCTGCATGGGGCCCACCTTGCTTTCTAAACCTCATCTCCTGCTACGTACACCCCTCATCCAGGTGGCAGGTGGCCCTCCTGCCTGGCTCTGAACACACGCTATGTCTGGCCTCAGGAGGAGGTACTGccctctgttatggactgaatgtcctGAAGCCCTGACCCGCAAtgggatggtattaggagatgatCAGGTTTCAATGAGGTCAGGAGGGTGGGGCCCCATGATGGGATGACTACCCCTAAGAAGAGGACACAGcaggcttccctgttggcgcagtggttaagaatccgcctgccaatgcaggggacacgggttcaagccctggtccgggaagatcccacgtgccgcagagcaactaagcccatgagccacaactactgagcctgtgctctagagcccgcgaggcacaactactgaagcctgcgtgcctagagcctgtgctccgcaacaagagaagccaccgcaacgagaagcccgcgccccgcaacgaagagcagcccccactcgccgcaacgaagagcagcccccactcgccacaactaaagaaagcccgcgcgcagcaacgaagacccaatgcagccaaaaataaataaataaaataaataaatttataagaaaaaaaagaagaggacacagcaagaaggtggtggTCTGAAAGCCGGGAAGAGATCCCCTCACAGGACCCACCGTGATCCTGGACGTCCTAAACATGTGCTGTTCAAGCCCCCCATCTGTGGGCTGTTGTCATGGTGGCCTGAGCAGACCAAACGACTCCCCTTCTCTTGCCAAGATCCCAGCTACGCTTTGAGGTACTTCTCAAAGGCCATATCCTCCAGGAGCTTCTCTGGATCCTCCCAATGGAGAAAAGGTCCCTGGGCCCGCTGGGGAGGGGTTTTTCTCACGTGGGCCCCATGTGAGTGTCACAGACCCCCACCCTTCTTCCTGGTCGTCTGATGTGACACTGCTCTGGCCACAGGGCCAGGAGGGAAGGACACAGACAGACCGGCCTTGTGCACCGACCCAGCGCCCAAAGGGGAGCAGGAGCCTGACACCGTCCACCGCGGGAGGCACTGCAGACGGGGCACATGCACACGCAGAGGTCATGCTCATCCCCAAACCGGCTGTCCCCTCTCCCCTCGCAGCTTCCGCCAAGAACTTCCGTCCACCCGCGTCAGCCCTGACGCTCGGCTTTGCCTCCTGCCCCACCTGGCCCTCCAGCACCCACCTCCAGGCCCTGGCTGCCTTTCCCAGTGCAGGGAAGAGGCAACATCAAGAGAGAGGCGCAGCGGGGGTTCGGCGGGGGTGAGGCTGGCATCCCGTTTCTCGCCGCCTCTTCCAGCCccgcgggggcggggagggcaggcTCTGGGTCCACAACGCCAGCCCAGCCACCCTCCAGGCTGTCCCGAGGTAATTAAACCCTGGCGCCTCGGAGGCAGAGACCTGACGGCTCAGATGCGAGATGCGCCGTGTAGCCCGCGCTGCCTGGCAGAGGGCTCTCCCCCAGGAGGGCGCGGGTCTCTGTCTGTGGGGGGTTGCACAGACCTGTGGCCGCTGTCGGGGAGGCGCGTCAGTGCCGGCCTCACGGACCTTGTGAGCGCAGCGGAGGCCCAGGTGCGAGGGCGCACCTTTGGGGTAGGAGCCTGcacctcactgtgcctcagtttcctcatcacgAAAGCAGGACCATccgttcactcactcattcattccatcCACGTCACGTGAGCACCTACTGCGCGCCAGGCCCCACACTAGACTCTGAATTCAAAGATGCCCAAGGGACTCAAGTCCAGCAGAGAATCACAACACATTGTCCCACTAGATGCCACAGAGAAGGAGGGTAGGAGAGGCCACAGAGATGGGGTCTAGGCGGTCCCCGTGGTGAGGCAAAGGCCAGCCGGGGTGTCAGAGCCTCAAGTGCTCACGATCcaagacagaagagaaagagggCTGACGGACGGCGGCCGCGGTTTAAGCCTGGCTCTACCCCATGCTGGCGTGGCCCCGGTAAGTCACTTCatatctctgaggctcagtttgcTCCACTCTAAAGTGGGGAGAGTAACAGAACCCACTTCACTGggcagttgtgagaattaagtgtgtGCGCACACGTGTGCTTGGAGCAGCGCCTGACACCTGACAAGCACTCGCAAAGCGCCGGCCCCTGCCTGGTTGTGAGGCAGTGGGAAGTGGAACCGGAGGGGGGCGTCTGGAGGCAGCGAGGCCGGTTAGGAGGCTGCCGCCGTGGTCCCAgagaacagtggggtgcatgtggGCAAAGTAGGATGGGTGGGATGTAGGGCCCAGGGAGACCCTTCATCACATACAAGGCCGGTGCGGGGATTATTATGCACAGGACCAGGACCCTGCCCTCCCAGCATTGGGCTGGGAGACTCCGATTCCAGCGCAGGGCACAGAGGCTAAACTCAGATGTGTCATGTCCGGTGCGGACGGCTCTCGGCTGGCAGAGGGCCTGGCAGTGTGGGAGAGGCCGGGCCAGCCAGGATGGCCAGGCCTCCCCGAGGAAGGGATGTGGGCAGAAGCCGGACTGAGACCAGGCAGAACCAGAGCCGGAAGGGCCCTGGAGAGGGGCCCTGAGCAGGACCGGGCTTGGCGAGGCCAAGGGACAGCAGGAAGCCAGTCCCTGTggctgagggcaggaggagaggggctcGGAGCGGGTAGCGGATGCTCAggtctccagccccagcccagaaCTCAGAAGGAACTCCCTGGAGCGGGAGGGAAGGAGTGATCATTGGTGTCCAACTGCAGGCTGGAGCCCAGGGGCACTGAAACCACCCAGAGAGGAGGGAGTGAGGCCGGAATGCCCCCATGGTGGTGGCGGGGGGCACAAAGGGAATGCGGAGAGGGCGGGGCAGGCGGGAGGGGTACGGGGAGGAGAGAAGGCTCAGGCTCCTGGCTGGGCGGGTGCCCTACAAGGAGGGATGACCAGTGCTCAAGTCAGGCAGATGTGGTCCTTGGAAAACAATGTCAGGAAGGGGGTGGGCGAACTCCATGCTGGTGGGCTGAGGGGGGAAAGGGAGTTAAGACAGGCAAAGCAAGCGGACCACGGGAggtgaagggaagaaaaaagaggcGCTGTCTCAGGAGGGCAGAGATGAGGCACATTGCCTCCTCCTAGGGGACAGAATCCAGGTGGAGGGGAAGCAGTTACAGACCTGGGGGCACACAGCGGGTGAGGGGGTGCTCAAGGGGCCTGAGACAGAGTGACGGgtgagggagggcaggggaggggaaaggaccaCCTGAGTCTGGTGGTTGGAGCGGGGGCTGCAGGTGGGGAGGATGGGACCACAGCACCACTGGGCTGGGGGGGGTCGCCACGGGAGGGAAACTGGCATTTGGCCCACACAAGGACTTCTAGGTTGGAAATCACTTCCAGCCTCGCCGTGCCTCAAAAGGATCAAACGAaggaggatcaaatgaaataacacaTGTAAAAGCACACCATAAAGGGTAACGCGATATATACACGGGCAGGATTATTAGTATCGAAACATGAAAGCGCCCGGCACGGGGCAGGTGCTCGATAAACACTGGCTGAACAGAACCGAACCCTGAGAACAAGAccaccctggggggagggggcccgCTGCCCGGCTTTGGACAGGCCCCGGGGGGCCTTCTCGGGAATTCCAGCAGCCCTGTCCTGTCCTCCCAGGGAGTGGGAAAGAGAGCTCTGCCCAAGCTGGGGGGCGGCGGGGAGTGCGGCGCGGGGACCCGGTCTGAGCTTCCAGACACCCACTTGCAAAGTGGACACTTCCACTGGCCCGTTGTCTTGTCCCACCAGGAAAAACTCCACCGTGACGGTCTTCTCCGGGCGCCGTGATGCCCCCGAGCGCTGGGTGAAGAGCGGGAAAGCGCGGGCCAGGGCACAGGCCGAGGCGAAGGCGTCCGACCGCTCACAGACCATCTGCAGCACAGAGAGTGGAGCTGTGGTGAGGGGGAGCGAGGCGGGGTTGGAGGGGGGGGGGATGGGACCCAGGGCCCAACCCATGGGAGCCGCCATCAGGAAGTGCTAGGGCCCCAGAGCTGGGTCAGAGGCCACTGTGGAAACAATCTGGACGGAGATGCCCCAGCAAAGCCATCATCCCAGGGGCCTTCCCCGGAATCACTGTCCCACGGTGTGAGAAAGAAAATGTCAGCCACCAGATGGGGTCAACTGCCTCCCGAGACAGGAAGGCAGGACGTGCAGCGATGCACAGCGGACACAGGCTCAGGAAGCCCGGGTCTGAGTCTCAGATCTGCCACCCAAGCTGATCTGCGGTAGACCGTTCCGTCTCGGGGCCCTCGGTATCCCCGGCGGCGGTAAGGCCGGGGTTGCACTGCGCGGTCGCGGCGGCATCGTCCGCCTCGGGGATACCGTGGGCCGGAGCGCTCTGCGGTCCGGAGGGCTGAGCCACAGGCCCCGGCCAGCAGCCAGCACGCAGCGACCCGAAGCTCAGGGGCCCGTGCGGGGCCAGCCCCTCAGAAGCACTCACCAGAATGCACCGATGGGTGCCCGGCGGCAGGCAGGTCCGCACGAGCCGGGTGACGAAATGCGCGGCCGAGGGGCTATTGTGCCGGCTCACCTTGGAGGGCAGGGCGGCCACGGTGGCGTAGCTCAGGTAGAGGGGGCAGCTGTCcgtggggctggggctgagcgTGCTCAGGGCAGCCTGCCAGAGCTGCATCACAAGGGGGGACACAGGACAGACACCCGCCGTTACAGGGCCGCCGGCCAGGAGCCCTGCGCGCGCGCGCCTGCCTCACTCGCGAAAAGGGCACTTTTGCAGCCTCCCCGCGGCACCCAGGGTCCCTAATTAAGAAGTGTCACATCTCACTAGATAAGCGCTGTGTGCGTCGGCTGGCGCGCGTCCACCCTCGTGGGATTAAACAGTGGGGACTTAAACGGCCAGGCTGGAGGCTGCTCTTGCTACAAACGCTGGAAACCTGCACTGGGGTGGTACGCAGCCAGGTGCCCCTGGAGGGGGGCGGGCGGCACCACCACAAGGCTTCTGGAAGGCGGTGTCAGGGCCGCGCAGGCTGCCGGGCCCGGCCCCTCAAGGGCACTTCCTTCGCGCCTGGTCGAAGGGCAGGCCAGCTCTGCCCACGAGCCTGCGGCCCGGGTGGGTGCGGGGCGCGCGCGGCCTCCGGGCGGGGCTGCTGGACGGGAGCCCGCTCCTCTGGTTCCTGGGAGGCGGGCGGCCCCGGGCCTCGCCGGCCGGCCTGGCCTGCTGGGCGCGCCCGGGCCGTTGGGCCGTTGGGCCGGCGGGCGGGCAGGCTGGGGGGCGCCGGGCGGTCGAGGCGGGGCCTCCGCGGCCTCCCCGCCGGCCCGGCCCCGCCCGGCCTCCGCTCGCCGGCAGGGCGGCGCATGGCGGCCGGCGCGGCCCGCTCACCTCCTCGGTGACCCGGGGCAGCAGCTTCCCGCGGACGTGGCTCCAGGGCACGCGGTGCAGGTGGTGCAGCTGCCCGAGCAGCAGCAGCGGCCGGCTCTGCGGGTCCGCGTCCCCGGCGCTCGCCTGGAACTGCAGCCCCACGTTCGCCATCTTCGCCGGCCCGCGCCCCCGGCCCCGGCCACCGCGCCTGCCCCGCTTGGGCTCCCGCTCCGGCCGGGCCTCGGCGCCGCCCCGGCCCTGCCCGGCCGCCGGCCCCGCCTCCCCCGCCGCTCCGGGCCGCTCGCGAGACGTGCAGGGCCCGCCCGGGGCGCGAGGGGGCGCCGGGCCGGCGGGGCGGGTTGCGGGGGGGGCAGGCCCGGGGCGGGCGGCCCGGGGCGGCCCGGACCTGCAGGCCCCGGCCCAGGGCGAGCCCCGAACCCCGCCAGGCCCCGCGCCGCAGGCAGTAGGCCCAGGCCCGGCCCCACCAGGCCCCATTCCCGGCAGGCCTCTAACCGCGGCAGGCCCTGACCCTGGGGCAGGTCCCGACGTGGGTCCTTGTGCGCAACTGAGGAAACACAGCTCTCCGGACGGCCGTTCCGGGAAGGGGgccccccccagccccagcaggCTGCTAGCGGACCCTAGTGCACCTGAGCTCCAGCAGGTCCTGAGCAGATGCAGGCCCGACCTCAAGGCCACCCCAGCCCGTCCACCAGACCACAGTCCAGGTGGGCCCTGAGCCAGCCCAGCCCCGAGGAGAGGCAGGCCTCCCAGGGGTCTCTGAGCAGCAGTGGTGGTCCAGCTGGACCCCTCCCGGAGCCCTCGCCACACCCTGTCGCGTTTGGACTGGCTGGGTGATTCTTGGATTCGGGCCAGCTCCCCGTGGCACGCGGCCCCTCTGGCGTGCTGGGCAGTGTGCAGAATCCCCTCATCCTCACTCAGTGGGTTCCTGAACCTTTGTCAGACCCCCAGGATTTGCCAGGCCTGTCCTGGATGTGACGAGGGCACCGGGGACGGGgtgtccattcaggctgctgctTCTGGGATGGCCACTTAGGAAGCCAGGTGTCACCTCTCCAGCCCAGCCCTTTGCGAGAAGCTGTCCCTGCGGCCTCCCACCCCGCttagggagagaggaggggcagCCAGTGGCTTACAAGACCCCTGAGCCCACCCCTCTCTGAGGAGGGAAGGCTAGTGGAGGGGCCCCCAGAGGGTGGGGGGGGCGCCCGGTGGATGGTGAGGGTGCGTGGCTCCCGCTGCGGCTCAGGTACGAGGGTCCGGGCGTGGGGACCCAGCTGAGGAAGCTCTGCCaggagtcatttaaaaataaacacctgTCACTCCATCCCGTGCACATCCTGATTGCTCGAGGGCCTTTGGTGGGCACCCCTCTCTGCTACCTCAGCTAGTTCCATGCACCAGTCCTCTTATATTTAGAGTCTTCTCTTCATCACCAACCTTAAAAAGCAGCAGAGCCAACTCTCTAGTGTGGCAGCCAAGCGCCACGGCTGCTGACCTCCCAGCGTGTCCCTGACTCCCTGACTTGTGACTTGCGCCACCCACGCACGAGCCACACTCCCATCTTCCCTGTCTGCTCCCTCCACGTCTGCCCCTCGGCTGGCCGTGGTCCCTGGCACAGGGCAGACGGCCCCACGCATCCCACGGACTAGAGCCTTTTTcttcagggcctggcacagagcagcccTCAGTTTCTGACTGAGTGAAAGGAATTCCTTCGAAACCCTCAGCTTTCCCGACACAAAAGTCGGCGCTAATTGGATCTTATTTTCCTCAAAAGATTTTACAGCAGCTGAATGTTTTCACACATTTGTAAAGGGTACGAAGAGCATGTATGAAGATCTATCACTCTTTCTTCTGTTTGCAAATATGCTGCAGACAGGCGTGTGGGGcacttgggggcggggggggagggcttcctggaaggtGAGGGACGTTAAGCCCTGCCCCGATGGATGAACTAGGGCTTGCGCAGGCTAACAGGACAGGACAGGATGGGACGGGACGGGGGAGGCACGGAGCCCGTGTCCACGGGGCTCTGAAACCAGAGTGTAAGAGCAGCGGGTTGCCAGAGACGAGGGAAGGAGCGGGGTCAGGGGGACCAGGGAGTCTTTGATTCAATCCACAGACTTTTGCAGACTGAGGGAGGATCCAAGCCGCATTTCAGAAAGCCCAATCTGGCAGTGTTTGTGTACAGGGAgttggggggcgggaggggggcagAGAAACTGCTGGTAGACCATCTTTCCCTTTAGAATTCTTCCATATTTAAGAATAGATTGAATAACCCCGATGGCCCCAAGAAAGGGTGAACAAGATGATTCAATGCAAccgacatttattgaacacttacgtACACAAAGCAACAGAAAATGTTAGATGCTTGTTAGAAGCAGatatttctgattctggtcttaaGCCACCCCTGAATCGAAGAAATCCAAACTAAACAGAACACTAAGGAATTATTCCACTTCAAACGCCTGCCAATTTCCTCAAGATGCCGCTTGTGACAGATATAACTATATTCCAGGAAAGTACTTGCCCCTTTTCACTGCAGACTTTGCAGACTTCAACATAAATAAGACAGGCCCCACTTTGTTTAGATAAATTTTTATGAAGGTATTAATCCAGAGCTTAGTATATATTTCACTGTCAATGAAAAATTCACctcaatttaattttcttaaaaaatgaaaatttaaaacaacttaCCAGGCTCTTTAATGCAACCCAAGAAGTAACTCATGTTTTTGATGACTTCAAACTCGTTCCAAACTCAGCTGGGTCTTCAGACTTTTAATTTAGGAGTTGAGGAAAAGActaaaaacttctggaagaaatcaGAATAAAGTTCCCAGGACATATTAGGAAGTTTTTTGGTACAGGTCACATACTAGAACATATTTCTTAAGTCATTATCATGTAAGATGGCTCTCGGTGTATGAAATGTGCATTTCTGTGTTAATTTCATGCCAGAGTTTACctatataaaatcaaaatatatgaGTACCAGTTCTGAAGAGCTTCAGGCCAGGTCAGGCTTTGGGGATGTGCagcagtgtgtgtgcgtgtgtgtgtgcacgtgcgtgtgtgcgtgcacgtgcgtgtgtgcgtgtgtgcgcgcgcgcgcttGCCCAGGGGTGAAGGAACAAACACAGCAGTAAAACCAAGAAATCCAGTCACTGGGAGAAGACTGAGTGTGGATGAGAtatttgagctgggtcttgagGGCAGGTGTGCCAGGCAATCTGATCCCTGACAAGGGAATCGTTCACACGAAGACCCAAAGTACTACTAACCAACGGGCACGGGCCATTCTGGAACCACCGTGGCTCCCGTGGCTGCACACATAAAGTGTGCGTGAGATGTATGCTGAGCCCTGGCCTTTGCACTTGACCTTGCGGGCCGCTGAAAGCCAGTGG
This DNA window, taken from Balaenoptera ricei isolate mBalRic1 chromosome 15, mBalRic1.hap2, whole genome shotgun sequence, encodes the following:
- the NPEPL1 gene encoding probable aminopeptidase NPEPL1 isoform X2, whose amino-acid sequence is MANVGLQFQASAGDADPQSRPLLLLGQLHHLHRVPWSHVRGKLLPRVTEELWQAALSTLSPSPTDSCPLYLSYATVAALPSKVSRHNSPSAAHFVTRLVRTCLPPGTHRCILMVCERSDAFASACALARAFPLFTQRSGASRRPEKTVTVEFFLVGQDNGPVEVSTLQCLTSATEGVRLAARIVDTPCNEMDTDTFLEEIKKVGKELGIVPTVIRDEELKTRGFGGIYGVGKAALHPPALAVLSHTPDGATQTIAWVGKGIVYDTGGLSMKGKTTMPGMKRDCGGAAAVLGAFRAAVKQGFKDTLHAVFCLAENSVGPSATRPDDIHLLYSGKTVEINNTDAEGRLVLADGVSYACKDLGADIILDIATLTGAQGIATGKYHAAVLTNSAEWEAACMKAGRQCGDLVHPLVYCPELHFSEFTSAVADMKNSVADRDNSPSSCAGLFIASHIGFDWPGVWVHLDIAAPVHAAVRWTPRRGTRRGTPRSAGSCDAAAPPGDAGLFTSLCTD
- the NPEPL1 gene encoding probable aminopeptidase NPEPL1 isoform X1, translating into MANVGLQFQASAGDADPQSRPLLLLGQLHHLHRVPWSHVRGKLLPRVTEELWQAALSTLSPSPTDSCPLYLSYATVAALPSKVSRHNSPSAAHFVTRLVRTCLPPGTHRCILMVCERSDAFASACALARAFPLFTQRSGASRRPEKTVTVEFFLVGQDNGPVEVSTLQCLTSATEGVRLAARIVDTPCNEMDTDTFLEEIKKVGKELGIVPTVIRDEELKTRGFGGIYGVGKAALHPPALAVLSHTPDGATQTIAWVGKGIVYDTGGLSMKGKTTMPGMKRDCGGAAAVLGAFRAAVKQGFKDTLHAVFCLAENSVGPSATRPDDIHLLYSGKTVEINNTDAEGRLVLADGVSYACKDLGADIILDIATLTGAQGIATGKYHAAVLTNSAEWEAACMKAGRQCGDLVHPLVYCPELHFSEFTSAVADMKNSVADRDNSPSSCAGLFIASHIGFDWPGVWVHLDIAAPVHAGERATGFGVALLLALFGRASEDPLLNLVSPLGCEVDAQEGDAERDTKKRRLV